Genomic DNA from Gossypium hirsutum isolate 1008001.06 chromosome A01, Gossypium_hirsutum_v2.1, whole genome shotgun sequence:
ACAACAATTAGAGCAGGAACCACCATCCAATCAAAGCATGGAAAACCACCAATGCAAGAAGAAACTAGCGATACCTACTCTAGAAGGAAAGATGACTAGGATAGTGGTGGTTGGTGAGTACTTACGCAGAGACAAATGTATAGCAAAATGACCATCCCTGACCAGTCGGCATGATCAAACTTGCAAAAAAAAATGCTGTGGTTACATCGTGCGGGCGTCCAGTGATAGAGCCATATGTGACAGATAGACGCCTGGTAGCGGCTTGGCTACTGGAGTGAAGGACAAGGGGTGGCTGATGTCCTATTTGGTGACTATGGATTCACAGGCAAGCTAGCTCGTACTTGTTTAAGAGAGTAGATCAGCTTCCTATGAATTATGGGGATCCCAAATATGATCCACTTTTTCCTTTCGGTTTTGGACTTGAGACTAAGCCCATCCCTCCACTAAAAAACCTGAgttataaataaagaataaatgatAGATAAACCAGCTTagtttttttttgataattttccttTTGGGTAAATCAAGTGTCACTGACGGAAAAGAAAAACACCATTGCCTCTTCTCACAACAATAGAGGATGATGTTTGTGTTTAGCTGATCTTATTTTACTAaccttttttattaatataattatattttccaGAGGAAAAAAACAGAAGGACAACTATAGAGACGATGCTAATACACATCAAATCAATAATTGTCCCAAAGCTACTCATACAGTTCCCCTCATTTGCTCACAACGTAGCACAAAATCTCCAAGAAAATTTGTGTTGCAAGTAAAACTTTACAATCCTCTTATTAccacttgttattattattagtgtttTACATGATGGAGCAAGCATTAGGGTTATCATCACTGAACAAGTTGGTGTAGCGGTTGTCAATGGTGGTCTCAGAAACGGTGGCACTGGCCGGAACCTTCCTGACATGATTGGGAGGAGCTTTCTTGTCGTAAGCTTGAGCCACATAAGGATTAGCCACCAGAGTGTAAGGCACATAAGGCCACAATTCCACCTTCTTCTTGGTTGACTGCGCAGCCGCCAGTACTTTCTTTGCCTCTACGTAACCCGTCACGGTGGCCTTTTGTTGTTTTAAGTCCACGTCCACAGACTTTGCCCCTACCAAAATCCAGCATTAATTTAATGATGATTCATAATTTATTTGGTATATGGTAAATGAAGGTTACCCTTTACGCCGGAGAGGACCTTCTTGACCTTACGAGCACAACCTTCACAATCCATCCTGATTTTGAGAGCTACAGTTTGaatttgcttcttcttcttcttcttcttcacgcTGCTAAGCAAATCAGAGATGTATTCCAAGGTGCCTTCTACTCCCATCTTTTGTAATATGATTTGAAGGATTAGTATACTGGATTTTGATCCAAACAAATAAAGAACTATATATATAAGATGGGTCAAGTCTTGGGTTGAAGACAAGGACTATTCCACACTACCTTTCGTCTCAAAtggatatatataaaataaatgcaAAAGAAAGAAGCGTAAAGACTAGAAAGTAGGGAAGTGGGATTTCTCGCCATGGAAACCTTTGCATGCATGGATTTATAGAGAGAGAATGTAATATTTAACCGAACAAATAAAACATCTTAATTAAGGTGATATATATTGAGTTTAATTTTAGGAGTACAAGATATTAAAAAGTGGGGTTTCTCCTGGAAACTCCACGAAACTTCCTTGGGACATACAGGATTTTCTCCCTTTTCACTCTTTTTCTCATGGAGGAACCAACACTAAAGTTTTTTTGCTTATAAAAATCTTCCCTTTAAACCTTCactttttccttgattttttatATAACCTTATGTTGATGGAGaatattagagaaaaaaaaagtgtttaatTAGATGTTATTAAGAATTACGTATTTAGTAAAAGGAAATTgaaaattcaatccaattcactcAATAACAGAGTTTAATGCTTTAGAAATACTAATTAATGTGAAAGCCAAGCAGGTGAAAGTGCCCCATGGAAAGGAGACAAATATACATAagtttaaaaaacaaatattacCTTCTAAAACCCCATCTAAAagtagataaaattaaaaaaccttCCTAAATCTCTTTACTTTTTCGAAAAATCAAaccaaattttttcttaaaaaaaagccATACTTAATAAATGTTCCAACATTAAAAATTCATCGATTAAATCTTTTGACTAATGATTTTTGTTGTTTACTATAACTATAGCTGCTCAACTGTGTCGTAATATTGAAATGGCCACAAAATTCAAACTTATCAaagtatatattatttaaaaattaaaaaaatttatttaaaaattcgaGTCAGAATAAacctaaataaatatatatttaagtttattttaatctAGATAACTATTTATCTATGTTCATTCaagatataattttaaaaaatttcaaaatatataaaaattatacatcATAATTCAATTAAGATCATATTTAAATGAACCCGACGTTCATGTTCAAGTTCATTTTGGActtcattttttgaattttgcacgttaataacaataattattaacatcgattatcacataaatattatgacaattaattgataattgttaattgaTATGTCAACACAATAATAGTCAATTGAtagtatatattaaaaatttcaattgatagattttaatatcaaatttaattgattttttgaaaaaaataataatgcttATTAACCCTTTAACCAATCAATAANNNNNNNNNNNNNNNNNNNNNNNNNNNNNNNNNNNNNNNNNNNNNNNNNNNNNNNNNNNNNNNNNNNNNNNNNNNNNNNNNNNNNNNNNNNNNNNNNNNNNNNNNNNNNNNNNNNNNNNNNNNNNNNNNNNNNNNNNNNNNNNNNNNNNNNNNNNNNNNNNNNNNNNNNNNNNNNNNNNNNNNNNNNNNNNNNNNNNNNNNNNNNNNNNNNNNNNNNNNNNNNNNNNNNNNNNNNNNNNNNNNNNNNNNNNNNNNNNNNNNNNNNNNNNNNNNNNNNNNNNNNNNNNNNNNNNNNNNNNNNNNNNNNNNNNNNNNNNNNNNNNNNNNNNNNNNNNNNNNNNNNNNNNNNNNNNNNNNNNNNNNNNNNNNNNNNNNNNNNNNNNNNNNNNNNNNNNNNNNNNNNNNNNNNNNNNNNNNNNNNNNNNNNNNNNNNNNNNNNNNNNNNNNNNNNNNNNNNNNNNNNNNNNNNNNNNNNNNNNNNNNNNNNNNNNNNNNNNNNNGGGAAACTTTAATTCGCATGTGTTTGGTTTAGAACTGAATTCTTAAGTTGATAACATTATTTTATCTAAAGTATGATTCTTTTGATCGTGTTCACTAAAATAAGCTACGAGTGAAAGGAAATAATTAAAGGTCTTAATTACGTCAAAATTCTGTTATTTGCGCCAAACAGAGCTTAATACATTCATGGGGTGTTTCGCTGCTAGTCCTATCAGATTTCTCTTTGGTTGGGGCTCGGTTCCATCATCCATGGTGTTGCTTGATGGAACTATTGAGTCATTTACACGTTTAACGAAACACTTCAATTCTCAAAGTCTCAATCAGATCAGACTACTCTTTTTCAAGTTCCCTCTTGAATTTGTTTAAACAAACTGAGAGAGtaacatttaattttattattggttGATATTTGAGTCCTATCCTTGTTGGTGTGATTCTGAATATGCAGCATGTTAGAGCCAAAGGTCAGCTATGGCTGTGTTGGGCGTGGAAACAATGATACATAAACGGGTGTTGCCGATCAGGAGCCCTGCTACAATAAGTGAAGTAGATGAATTCTGCTATGCACTTGGAGGGAGAAGCCAATTCATAGTATATTAATTGCAAACAATGGAATGGCAGCTGTCAAATTTATACGTAGTATAGGACTTGGCTTATGAGACATTTGGCACGGAAAAGGCGATCTTGTTGGTGGCCATGGCCACTCCCGGGACATGAGAATCAATGCAGGCATATTAGAATTGCTGATCAATTTGTTGAAGTTCCTGTGGgacaaataataataactattCCAATGTGCAGCTTATCGTAGAGGTGTGTTAGTAGACTCTTTTTCTGGCTTCAAACTTTCTTTTGTAGATGAATTGCCCTTTCAAGAAGCATTTCTGTTAAGTACAAAGGAATCTCACTACAGTTGGTATATCCTtgttctaaataataattttgccCCAGATGGTTCTGACACATAGATTTCAGAGGCTTGTAGCTTTAAGCATTACTGTAAATCCTAGGGCATGAAACGAAAATTGATAAATAGAATGAGATTGTGTTCTTGTGCTTGCTAGTTATGGCCAACTTAAGCTAGTTCCCCACATAGTATGTT
This window encodes:
- the LOC121229412 gene encoding heavy metal-associated isoprenylated plant protein 24, whose amino-acid sequence is MGVEGTLEYISDLLSSVKKKKKKKQIQTVALKIRMDCEGCARKVKKVLSGVKGAKSVDVDLKQQKATVTGYVEAKKVLAAAQSTKKKVELWPYVPYTLVANPYVAQAYDKKAPPNHVRKVPASATVSETTIDNRYTNLFSDDNPNACSIM